Proteins encoded together in one Cicer arietinum cultivar CDC Frontier isolate Library 1 chromosome 4, Cicar.CDCFrontier_v2.0, whole genome shotgun sequence window:
- the LOC101507286 gene encoding coiled-coil domain-containing protein SCD2 isoform X1 — protein MERNGTESPVSARQWSSESGNVMSSSPSNSRNGHARSSSLTFTGISTIKRTQNVAAKAAAQRLAQVMASQATDDDDEDDLGFRYTAPPPLTLSRKSVTTHTHRSPSHSLARNHVEEPTYVRPAPNNSNRPPLSQSQITPASIPPPIDPPPIHNNKLKDKRFPFDTGLIQPKDSEDHREASTLRDEVDMLREENESIFDKLRLEEERCKEAEARVRELEKQVASLGEGVSLEAKLLSRKEATLRQREAALKSSRDSNDGVDKEITSLQAEVKNAKVESEAAVRQLNGAESEVKALRSMTQRMILTQKEMEEVVLKRCWLARYWGLAAKYGICADVAVSKYELWSSLAPLPFEVVVSAGQKAKEECWEKAGDDATEKRSNLVPDINDLTGEGNIESMLSVEMGLKELVSLKVEDAIVQALAQQRRPNSARQLVSDIKSPGDPKFMEAFELSPEESEDVLFKEAWLTYFWRRAKAHGIEEDIAKERFQFWIGRSGHSPTSHDAVDVEQGLSELRKLGVERRLWEESRKEVDQDFAIA, from the exons ATGGAGCGGAACGGAACAGAGAGTCCGGTTTCTGCCCGGCAGTGGAGCAGTGAATCTGGGAATGTGATGTCGTCGTCCCCATCAAACTCGCGTAATGGACATGCTCGGTCATCTTCCCTCACCTTCACTGGAATTTCAACCATTAAAAGGACTCAGAATGTCGCCGCCAAAGCCGCTGCTCAACGCCTCGCTCAAGTCATGGCTTCCCAGGCTACCGACGACGATGACGAGGACGATCTAGGATTTCGCTACACTGCTCCTCCACCTCTCACTCTCTCCAGGAAGTCTGTTACGACTCATACCCATAGATCTCCATCTCATTCG TTAGCTAGGAACCATGTTGAAGAACCCACGTATGTTCGTCCAGCACCTAATAATAGTAATAGACCACCGCTGAGCCAGAGCCAGATAACTCCAGCTTCTATTCCGCCACCAATAGACCCTCCTCCTATTCATAATAATAAGCTCAAAGATAAAAG ATTTCCGTTTGATACTGGACTCATTCAACCAAAAGATTCAGAAGACCACCGTGAGGCTTCTACACTTCGTGATGAG GTTGATATGCTAAGGGAAGAGAATGAAAGTATTTTTGACAAG CTTAGACTTGAGGAAGAGAGATGCAAGGAAGCAGAGGCCAGAGTCAGGGAGCTTGAGAAGCAG GTTGCTTCCCTCGGAGAAGGGGTATCTTTGGAGGCTAAACTCTTAAGCAG AAAGGAGGCAACATTGCGTCAAAGAGAG gCTGCACTTAAAAGTTCCAGAGACTCTAACGACGGAGTTGATAAGGAAATCACATCTCTACAAGCTGAAGTCAAG AATGCAAAAGTAGAGTCTGAAGCCGCAGTGAGACAGCTTAACGGAGCTGAATCTGAGGTGAAAGCTCTTCGATCGATGACACAAAGAATGATATTAACTCAGAAAGAAATG GAGGAAGTCGTTCTTAAGAGGTGTTGGCTAGCTCGTTATTGGGGTTTAGCCGCAAAGTATG GTATCTGCGCAGATGTTGCAGTCTCAAAGTATGAACTTTGGTCATCCTTAGCCCCTCTTCCATTTGAGGTTGTTGTTTCTGCAGGACAAAAGGCCAAGGAGGAATGCTGGGAAAAAg CAGGTGATGATGCAACAGAGAAGAGGAGCAATCTTGTTCCAGACATTAATGATCTTACTGGAGAAGGAAATATTGAAAGTATGCTTTCGGTTGAAATGGGACTCAAGGAGCTTGTTTCTTTAAAG gTTGAGGATGCTATTGTGCAAGCATTAGCCCAACAGAGGCGTCCAAATTCTGCTCGACAACTAGTCTCAG ATATTAAATCACCAGGGGATCCTAAGTTTATGGAAGCCTTTG AATTGAGTCCAGAGGAATCTGAGGATGTTCTTTTCAAGGAG GCCTGGCTGACATATTTTTGGAGAAGAGCCAAGGCTCATGGTATAGAGGAGGACATTGCCAAAGAACGTTTTCAGTTTTGGATTGGTCGGAGTGGGCATTCACCTACCTCACACGATGCTGTTGATG TTGAGCAAGGGCTTTCAGAGCTGAGGAAATTGGGGGTTGAACGTAGACTTTGGGAAGAATCCAGAAAAGAAGTTGATCAGGACTTTGCTATTGCATGA
- the LOC101507286 gene encoding coiled-coil domain-containing protein SCD2 isoform X2, with product MERNGTESPVSARQWSSESGNVMSSSPSNSRNGHARSSSLTFTGISTIKRTQNVAAKAAAQRLAQVMASQATDDDDEDDLGFRYTAPPPLTLSRKSVTTHTHRSPSHSLARNHVEEPTYVRPAPNNSNRPPLSQSQITPASIPPPIDPPPIHNNKLKDKRFPFDTGLIQPKDSEDHREASTLRDEVDMLREENESIFDKLRLEEERCKEAEARVRELEKQVASLGEGVSLEAKLLSRKEATLRQREAALKSSRDSNDGVDKEITSLQAEVKNAKVESEAAVRQLNGAESEVKALRSMTQRMILTQKEMEEVVLKRCWLARYWGLAAKYGICADVAVSKYELWSSLAPLPFEVVVSAGQKAKEECWEKGDDATEKRSNLVPDINDLTGEGNIESMLSVEMGLKELVSLKVEDAIVQALAQQRRPNSARQLVSDIKSPGDPKFMEAFELSPEESEDVLFKEAWLTYFWRRAKAHGIEEDIAKERFQFWIGRSGHSPTSHDAVDVEQGLSELRKLGVERRLWEESRKEVDQDFAIA from the exons ATGGAGCGGAACGGAACAGAGAGTCCGGTTTCTGCCCGGCAGTGGAGCAGTGAATCTGGGAATGTGATGTCGTCGTCCCCATCAAACTCGCGTAATGGACATGCTCGGTCATCTTCCCTCACCTTCACTGGAATTTCAACCATTAAAAGGACTCAGAATGTCGCCGCCAAAGCCGCTGCTCAACGCCTCGCTCAAGTCATGGCTTCCCAGGCTACCGACGACGATGACGAGGACGATCTAGGATTTCGCTACACTGCTCCTCCACCTCTCACTCTCTCCAGGAAGTCTGTTACGACTCATACCCATAGATCTCCATCTCATTCG TTAGCTAGGAACCATGTTGAAGAACCCACGTATGTTCGTCCAGCACCTAATAATAGTAATAGACCACCGCTGAGCCAGAGCCAGATAACTCCAGCTTCTATTCCGCCACCAATAGACCCTCCTCCTATTCATAATAATAAGCTCAAAGATAAAAG ATTTCCGTTTGATACTGGACTCATTCAACCAAAAGATTCAGAAGACCACCGTGAGGCTTCTACACTTCGTGATGAG GTTGATATGCTAAGGGAAGAGAATGAAAGTATTTTTGACAAG CTTAGACTTGAGGAAGAGAGATGCAAGGAAGCAGAGGCCAGAGTCAGGGAGCTTGAGAAGCAG GTTGCTTCCCTCGGAGAAGGGGTATCTTTGGAGGCTAAACTCTTAAGCAG AAAGGAGGCAACATTGCGTCAAAGAGAG gCTGCACTTAAAAGTTCCAGAGACTCTAACGACGGAGTTGATAAGGAAATCACATCTCTACAAGCTGAAGTCAAG AATGCAAAAGTAGAGTCTGAAGCCGCAGTGAGACAGCTTAACGGAGCTGAATCTGAGGTGAAAGCTCTTCGATCGATGACACAAAGAATGATATTAACTCAGAAAGAAATG GAGGAAGTCGTTCTTAAGAGGTGTTGGCTAGCTCGTTATTGGGGTTTAGCCGCAAAGTATG GTATCTGCGCAGATGTTGCAGTCTCAAAGTATGAACTTTGGTCATCCTTAGCCCCTCTTCCATTTGAGGTTGTTGTTTCTGCAGGACAAAAGGCCAAGGAGGAATGCTGGGAAAAAg GTGATGATGCAACAGAGAAGAGGAGCAATCTTGTTCCAGACATTAATGATCTTACTGGAGAAGGAAATATTGAAAGTATGCTTTCGGTTGAAATGGGACTCAAGGAGCTTGTTTCTTTAAAG gTTGAGGATGCTATTGTGCAAGCATTAGCCCAACAGAGGCGTCCAAATTCTGCTCGACAACTAGTCTCAG ATATTAAATCACCAGGGGATCCTAAGTTTATGGAAGCCTTTG AATTGAGTCCAGAGGAATCTGAGGATGTTCTTTTCAAGGAG GCCTGGCTGACATATTTTTGGAGAAGAGCCAAGGCTCATGGTATAGAGGAGGACATTGCCAAAGAACGTTTTCAGTTTTGGATTGGTCGGAGTGGGCATTCACCTACCTCACACGATGCTGTTGATG TTGAGCAAGGGCTTTCAGAGCTGAGGAAATTGGGGGTTGAACGTAGACTTTGGGAAGAATCCAGAAAAGAAGTTGATCAGGACTTTGCTATTGCATGA
- the LOC101495776 gene encoding exocyst complex component EXO70C1: MDKSWSFSSRNSNSNGRQQWELGDLEEHLHERDLTSLPQVLEDVDCFLNSITTSSPQKEVPNCVVVLTKLLDYMMDKYKRSKFGQEPKFDKYFLNGVDRIFKLSNTLSLSPSCLDKTSSVLEKAMSILENDLCALLQDPKSKTNYSRPAVPPKKSSSFGSLQLQFQLQDEREIPRPNNQDHDDDDLLPTFSTENISIMNKIADVMINMGYHTECCMTFTNFRRNYFKAALRKLGQTGVRMEEVYKMQWESLEGEIATWNKVFRHCTTVLFNAERKLYESIFPNQHSVSQGMFGNLARGVIINFLNFAQAVVLTKPSPEKLFKFLDMYETLRDDVEPVVLLINDQTSSSSSSSIYPYDIEQCAKELAFEIATTKDRIVDAVMAMFSDLENNIKGDNERIPVPYGAVHPLTRYVMNYLKYTCEYKDTLEQVFEQCHCNDNNNNTVLQEGTKASTTNTQNEKNNSTIEEESEGTPNRSPFAVQLMAIMDLLDAHTERKSKLYKDSSLRCVFLMNNGRYIVQKIKGCADLHESMGDNWCRRKQFSLRLHHKNYQIDTWSKVLQCLNPDGLHQQGNKVSKQVLREKFKCFNAMLEEIHKTQSTWMVSDDQLQSELRASISALVIPAYRSFHGRFKHHLESGRHSDKYIKYHPDDIETLIDDLFVGNNTSMSRRRT; this comes from the coding sequence ATGGACAAGTCGTGGAGTTTCTCGTCAAGAAACAGTAATAGTAATGGGAGACAACAATGGGAATTAGGAGATTTAGAGGAGCATCTCCATGAACGAGATCTGACCTCTCTCCCACAAGTTTTGGAAGACGTGGATTGTTTTCTCAATAGCATCACAACAAGTTctcctcaaaaagaagttcCTAATTGTGTAGTCGTGTTGACcaaattgttggattatatgaTGGATAAATACAAGAGAAGCAAGTTTGGGCAAGAGCCAAAATTTGACAAGTACTTTCTAAATGGTGTGGATCGCATCTTCAAACTATCAAACACCTTGAGTTTGAGTCCTTCCTGCTTAGACAAAACAAGTTCCGTCCTAGAAAAAGCAATGTCTATTTTAGAAAATGACCTTTGCGCCCTTCTTCAGGACCCTAAATCCAAAACTAATTATTCTCGACCGGCAGTACCACCAAAGAAATCATCATCCTTTGGTTCCCTTCAACTTCAATTTCAACTTCAGGATGAAAGGGAAATCCCAAGGCCTAACAATCAAGATCATGATGACGACGACTTATTGCCAACTTTCTCAACAGAAAATATTTCCATTATGAACAAAATTGCCGACGTTATGATTAACATGGGCTACCATACAGAGTGTTGCATGACCTTTACCAATTTTAGGCGAAATTATTTCAAAGCTGCATTGCGAAAATTGGGACAAACGGGTGTAAGAATGGAGGAGGTTTATAAAATGCAATGGGAATCGTTGGAAGGAGAAATAGCTACGTGGAACAAAGTTTTTCGACATTGCACGACAGTGCTTTTTAATGCTGAACGAAAGCTATACGAATCCATATTTCCAAATCAACACTCTGTATCTCAAGGCATGTTTGGTAATCTTGCAAGAGGTGTTATcatcaattttttgaattttgcaCAAGCGGTGGTTTTAACCAAACCATCACCAGAAAAATTGTTCAAATTCTTGGATATGTATGAGACCCTAAGAGATGACGTGGAGCCTGTTGTCTTACTCATTAATGACCAAACttcctcctcctcttcctcCTCCATATATCCTTACGATATAGAGCAGTGTGCCAAGGAGCTTGCATTCGAGATAGCCACAACAAAGGATAGGATCGTAGACGCTGTCATGGCGATGTTCAGTGATTTAGAAAACAACATTAAGGGTGACAATGAAAGGATTCCGGTTCCTTATGGTGCGGTTCATCCATTGACCCGTTATGTCATGAATTATCTTAAATATACATGTGAGTACAAAGACACGTTGGAGCAAGTGTTTGAGCAATGTCATtgcaatgataataataataatacagtATTACAAGAGGGCACAAAGGCGAGCACAACCAATactcaaaatgaaaaaaataatagtacaATAGAAGAGGAATCAGAGGGGACACCTAATAGATCACCTTTTGCGGTTCAATTGATGGCAATCATGGACCTTTTGGATGCCCATACCGAAAGAAAGTCCAAGCTATATAAGGATTCGTCTTTACGATGTGTTTTTCTAATGAACAATGGGAGATACATAGTGCAGAAGATAAAAGGGTGTGCTGATCTTCACGAGTCAATGGGCGATAATTGGTGTCGAAGAAAACAATTTAGTCTGAGGTTGCACCATAAGAATTATCAGATAGATACTTGGAGTAAAGTGTTGCAGTGCCTCAACCCAGATGGTCTGCATCAACAAGGAAACAAGGTGTCTAAACAAGTTTTAAGAGAGAAGTTTAAGTGCTTCAATGCGATGCTTGAAGAGATCCACAAGACACAGAGCACTTGGATGGTGAGTGATGACCAACTTCAATCGGAGCTGAGGGCTTCAATATCTGCTTTGGTCATACCTGCTTATCGATCCTTTCATGGAAGATTCAAACATCATCTAGAATCAGGTAGACATAGTGACAAATACATTAAGTATCATCCCGACGACATTGAGACTTTGATTGACGATTTGTTTGTAGGAAATAATACGTCTATGTCTCGAAGGAGGacataa